The Chiloscyllium plagiosum isolate BGI_BamShark_2017 unplaced genomic scaffold, ASM401019v2 scaf_70048, whole genome shotgun sequence region tgagagacactgacagacggagggagggagagactaagagacactgacagactgagagacacagacagagagagagagagtgagactgagagacactgacagactgAAAGACACAgactgagagagagcgagactgagagacactgacagactgggagagggagagagcctGGGGgagacagggagggggagagaggacAGTATTTACCCAGAGATTGGTGCAGTCTGCGAGTGCTTGTTGAGGATACCACATTCTGAGTGTGATTTagagaagctggtgttggactagagcAAAGTAACTTTTAAACAGTGGTTTTGTGATTTCCAGGTGAGCGATGTGAATCTAACAGGGTCATTCTAACAGACGGGAGAGACTCAGCAGACAATCCAGGTATTTCTCACCGTGTAACCTCAGTTACCTCACGCTGTAAACCGTGGGCCGTACAATCTGACCCTCCACAGACACACGCTCAAGGAGCAGCGTCCCACAGCGAGGGCTTCCACACAGACCCGTCCGACTACAGCCCGGAGTCCTGGCAGTTTTAACGTTCAGGGTAATGAgtgatcacagagagagagagagagaatgaccaGACGAGGAGACTGTATGTTCACTGCAAACAGACTTTAATTGACAGGGATTATCCCGGAGAGACGCCAGTATCACAGACAGGGATTATCCCGGAGAGACCAGTATCACAGACAGGGATTATCCCGGAGAGACCAGTATCACCGACAGGGATTATCCCGGAGAGACGCCAGTATCACAGACAGGGATTATCCCGGAGAGACCAGTATCACAGACAGGGATTATCCCGAAGAGACACCAGTATCATCGACAGGGATTATCCCGGAGAGACCAGTATCACAGACAGGGATTATCCCGAAGACACCAGTATCACCGACAGGGATTATCCCGGAGAGACCAATATCACCGACAGGGATTATCCCGGAGAGACCAGTATCACAGACAGGGATTATCCCGAAGAGACACCAGTATCACCGACAGGGATTATCCCGGAGAGACCAGTATCACAGACAGGGATTATCCCGAAGAGACACCAGTATCATCGACAGGGATTATCCCGGAGAGACCAGTATCACAGACAGGGATTATCCCGGAGAGACCAGTATCACAGACAGGGATTATCCCGAAGACACCAGTATCACCGACAGGGATTATCCCGGAGAGACCAATATCACCGACAGGGATTATCCCGGAGAGACCAGTATCACAGACAGGGATTATCCCGGAGAGACACCAGTATCATCGACAGGGATTATCCCGGAGAGACCAGTATCACAGACAGGGATTATCCCGAAGACACCAGTATCACCGACAGGGATTATCCCGGAGAGACCAGTATCACAGACAGGGATTATCCCGGAGACACCAGTATCACAGACAGGGATTATCCCGAAGAGACACCAGTATCATCGACAGGGATTATCCCGGAGAGACCAGTATCACAGACAGGGATTATCCCGAAGACACCAGTATCACCGACAGGGATTATCCCGGAGAGACCAGTATCACAGACAGGGATTATCCCGGAGACACCAGTATCACCGACAGGAATTATCCTGGAGAGACCAATATCACagacagggataatccaggagaGACCAGTATCACCGACAGGGATTATCCCGGAGAGACCAGTATCACCGACAGGGATTATCCGGGATTATCCAGGATTATCCGGGAGACACCAGTATTCCCGGGGAATGAGGAGGGAGACGGATTATTCCTCAGGGAGCAGTTTCTGAAaatacagacagggagagaaattaTCACACACCCCCAGGGACAGAGACACGGACACTACACTGTCCcccctgtcacacacacacacacccccagggacagagacacggacactacactgtcccccctgtcacacacacacacacacccccagggacagag contains the following coding sequences:
- the LOC122545779 gene encoding uncharacterized protein LOC122545779, encoding ERCESNRVILTDGRDSADNPGIIPERRQYHRQGLSRRDQYHRQGLSRRDQYHRQGLSRRDASITDRDYPGETSITDRDYPEETPVSSTGIIPERPVSQTGIIPKTPVSPTGIIPERPISPTGIIPERPVSQTGIIPKRHQYHRQGLSRRDQYHRQGLSRRDTSIIDRDYPGETSITDRDYPGETSITDRDYPEDTSITDRDYPGETNITDRDYPGETSITDRDYPGETPVSQTGIIPETPVSPTGIILERPISQTGIIQERPVSPTGIIPERPVSPTGIIRDYPGLSGRHQYSRGMRRETDYSSGSSF